AGTTTTCAATATATGTATAAAATTTTCAATATAGATGCCTATAAAAGAGTTTTTCAAAAACAGATTGTCCAGTAGTTTTTCAAAATTCCAACCCTTAATTACTTATAATAAAAATGCAGGTTCCTTTGAAATGGACTTTATCAGTTTCTGGGCATCCTCCACTTCTGGGGGTTTTCCACTAACTACAATCCATATTGAGCCTTCTGCACCAGCAACTCCCCCTGCAGCTACAAGTTCTGCATTGGCACCGGTTAAACTGGTTATGGCTTCAATTTCAGTGAAGACCTCACCCACAACTGGTAGGAGGCGGGGCCCATGGGTATCTGGAGAGTTAAGTTTCAGGGCAAGATCATCCAGATCACCGTTGATGCGTTTTTCAAGTCCCACTGGAAGAATTAAACGTACTCTACGACCCACCACTGCCTGTATTGAAGCACCAATTGTTCCTCCCTGTGGATGACCAATATAGATAGCGGCCTTCTTACTGGAGACATCCAGTGCATTGGCACCCTTTAAAATAACATCTCCCATTTTCAAGTCGTCAACAACATCAAATATGGTAAGGCCCTTCTTCCAGACACCTTTAACTATTACCACATCACCTGGAAATCCAGTTTCATCCTTCAATCGCCCAGATTCACTGGTCATCCCCAGAGGAGGTAGTACGATTCCCCTGAAGAACCTTTCTCTGGAGAAATCCCCCTGTTGATCCAGGGATGCTAGGATCTCTTCAGCCACATATCCATTGGTTGTTCCAGCTATGATAACCACGGTCCCTGATTTAAGGGCTTCTTTAATGGCCGAATGATCCTTTAATGCCTGTGCAATTAGCCTTTTACCTGCTGCCGGAGTAATCAAAAACTGTTTCATCCTTTATCCCCTTCTTAAATCATCTTTTTTCTAAAATTATAAACTATTCCTAATCCTGAATCATGATTATGGTCTTAAGTTCAAAGCTTACCCTTCACTGATATTAAATTTTAATCATTCTTTATTTACTAATGTTTTTTATGTATTTCTAGTTAATCTTTGGACTATTCTTATGTATTCAGATAAGAGAAATTTTATTATTCTAAAAGAAATATAATGTATTAAGGTGAGAAACTGTGAATTAGGGTGATTTAATATTGTTGTAATTAGATCATATTCACTTTATCTAGAGTATGAAAAACAGGATTTAAAATATTTAAAACATGATTAAAGATTCTTTATTCATTTATTTATTAAAAAAGAGGTGTTATAGTATGCCAAAAGTTATTCATTTTGAGATACCTGCAGAAAAACCAGAAAGAGCAATAGAATTCTATAGAAAAGTTTTCGGATGGAAAATAGATAAATGGCAAGGTGAATTTGATTACTGGCTGGTGGAAGCTGGTGAGGAAGATGAACCCGGAATCAACGGGGCTATAAAACCAAAAGAATTTGGAACCAGCATTAGTGACGTGATCGGTGTTGATTCATATGAAGAGTTTGCCCAGAAAATAGAAGCTAAGGGAGGTAAGATGCTTACCGATAAGATGACCATTCCGGATATGGGGTACACCGGATCCTTCCAGGACACTGAGGGAAATGTTATGGCCATAATAGAAATTACCATGTTATTTATAACTCGTACCTTCGATGCACCGTTGGAGAAGGTATGGGAGGCATGGACTGACCCTGAGACTATTAAAAAGTGGTGGGGCCCGAAAGACTACACAGCACCTGTGGTTAAGAACGACTTTAGGGTGGGAGGCTCTTCCCTCTACAGCATGCGGTCCCCAGAAGGCCAGGACATCTGGAGCACCGGTGTTTATAAGGAGATAGTTCCCATGGAGCGGATTGTGTCCACGGATAGTTTTGCTGATGCAGATGGTAATGTGGTCCCGGCTTCAGACTATGGGTTAAGTGGTGACTGGCCTTTAGAGTTAAAAGTGATGGTAACCTTCCAGGAAAAGGATGGTAAGACCCGGCTTACTCTGCAGCATACAGGCTTCCCTGACAATGAAAATAAGACATTGGCAGAGGCTGGTTGGAATGAGTCCCTTGATAAGCTCGCTGAATATCTTTAAAGTTTAAATTTGTTTAGTTCAAATTTGAAGGATTAATATATCCATAAATGAAGGTGACTACTATGGTAATGAATATGGCTAAAATTACGGTAGAACCCGGGAAGCAGGAAATATTAATTGAAAGAGAGTTTAACGCTCCACAGGAACTTGTTTTTAAAGCGTTAACCGATCCAGAACTTTATGCACAATGGATAGGACCCCGTGGACTTACCACAACCATTGAAACATTTGAACCCAGAAATGGTGGCTCCTGGAGGTTCAAACAAAAAGATCAAGAGGGTAATGAGTTTACATTTCATGGGGTGAATCATGAAGTCAGCCCCGAGAGAATCATCAGCACCTTTGAGTTCGAAGGTCTTCCAGAATCAGGTCATGTACTTCTGGACACGTTAAAACTCGAAGAATTACCGGGTAACCGGACAAAATTAACTGACCAATCCGTCTTCCAATCGGTAGAGGATCGGGATGGCATGATGCAATCAGGGATGGAACAAGGGATAAATGAGTCTTATGAACGTCTTGATGAAGTGCTGGAGAAGATGAAGAAATAAAATATAAAGGAGGATTAAAATGCAAAAGATAGTGCCATTTTTATGGTTTGAAGATAGTAAAGCTGAAGAGGCAGCTAAGTTCTATACCTCCATCTTTAAAAATTCAAAGATAGTAAATACTGTGCGATACGGGAAATCCGGCCCCGGCCTGGAAGGATCGGTTATGTCTGTTACCTTCCAGCTCGAAGGACAGGATTTTTATGCATTAAATGGTAATCCGCAATTCAAATTTACTGAAGCTTTATCGTTATTCGTGAATTGTGATACTCAGGAAGAGGTTGACCAGTTGTGGGAGAATCTTAAAGAGAGGGGAATGGAATTGGGACCCGGTTGGGTTAAGGATAAATTTGGTTTAGCCTGGCAAATCGTTCCCAATCTTTTAAATGAATACTTAAGTGACCCAGACCCGGAGAAATCCCAGAGGGTGATGCAGGCCATGATGCAGATGAATAAACTTGACATAGAGAAATTAAAGCAGGCATATGAGGGAAGATAGTCAAATACAGTCAAAAAAACAGATAATAAAAATAGTTTGTTTACAAGGAGTGTTTATTTATGGAAAAACTACATTTCTCAATAGTTATAGATGCGCCCAGAGAAAAAGTATGGGAAGTGATGCTTGGGGAGGAAACCTATCCCCTGTGGACTGATGTGTTTATGCCGGGCTCACATTTCAAGGGTGACTGGAGTGAGGGAAGTAAGATACTTTTCCTCGCGCCTGATGAGTCAGGAAAAATGTCCGGTACGGTATTCCGAGTAAGAAAAAACAAGCCTTACGAATTGGTCTCCATCGAAAACATTGGCATGGTGAAGGATGAAAAAGAAGATATTACAAGTAAAGAGGCTACGGTGTATGCTGGTGCACTTGAAAATTACACTTTTAAAGAGATAAATGGCGCAACTGAAGTGCTGGTGGAACAATCTCCAGTTATGGATATACCCGATGATTATAAAGACATGTACCAGGACATGTGGCATAAGGCCCTTCAAAAGCTTAAAGAACTGGTTGAAAAATAAAATGAGGAAGATTTTATGGGAAAACTGCAATATTCAATTGTTATAAATGCACCTAAAGAAAAGGTCTGGAAAACCATGCTCAATAAGGATACCTATGAAAAATGGACCGATGTGTTTATGCCGGGTTCAAGCTACGTCGGTGATTGGACTGAGGGAAGTAAAATACTTTTCCTTGCACCTGATGAGACAGGTAAATTGTCTGGAATGGTAAGCCGAATAAAAGAGAACCATCAATATGAGCATATCTCCATCGAAAGTATTGGTGTAGTGTCTAACGGTGAAGAGGATACCTCAAGCCAGGAAGCTAAAAAATGGGCTGGTTCACTTGAAAATTACACATTTAAGGAGTTTGATGGTAAAACTGAACTACATGTGGATTTAACTTCAGATGGGGATGTAGATCGCCAGATGTTGGAGATGTCTGAGAAAACCTGGCCTAAAGCTCTAACTAGAATAAAAAAACTGTCAGAAGAGTCGTGAGTTATTGGATATTTATTTGAACATGGAAAAAATGGGGCCGGATTAGGGCATGTCATCAATGGGAACGTGTTCCTGGTTAAAGATCAATCTCCTGGAGCTTTGAAATATTCCGGCGTTTTGTAGCTGTCGCCTAATCCACTTGTATCCTTAGATGTTCGTCTTCTGGATGACCAATGCAGATCCATAGAGACATACTATTTAACCCTGGATTCAAATGATTAACATTTCTCTCTAAGATATATTGTTCAGATTACCTTAAAGGTAGCAAATTTGGGTACTGGTGGTGTTAGTAAATGACACGTTACCATAGGGAGATGCGAGCTATTAAGAAGTATATCAACAACCTGGACAGCAGGGTAATTGAGACAAACTGTGGATCAATCGAGTATGCTAAAATAGGGAATGGTTATCCTGTACTAGCCGTTCATGGTAACGCTGGCGGCTTTGATCAGGGTTTGATAATGGCTAATAAAACCATCAATTCAAAGTTCCAGGTTATATCGGTTTCGCGGTTTGGTTATCTGCGCTCCTCCATACCAAGAAAAGCCAGCGTAGCAATGCAGGCTGATGCTTACGCTTCCCTTTTGGACTCCTTGAATATCGGGAAGACTGCTGTCGTTGGCTATTCTGCAGGTTCAGCATCATCCATCCAGTTCACCCTGCGTTACCCCGAGCGTGTTTCAGCCCTTATTCTTGTTTCTCCTGCGGCCCCTGGGAAGGGTCCTGTCATGTCTAAGGCTCTATTCAATATATTCTTCCGTAATGATTTTGTTTACTGGGCAACCATCACCTATTTCAGGTCGTGGGTTCAGGATGCATGGATTGGTGTTCCTAAGGAATTTACAATTACCCCTGAATATGAGGCCGATATCAGAGATCTACTGTTCCACATACTACCTGTTAGTGCACGGGTCGATGGGAGCTTTTTTGATATTTACACTTCATCTCCTGAGATTTTCAACAGCTCTAAAAACG
The Methanobacterium sp. DNA segment above includes these coding regions:
- a CDS encoding SRPBCC family protein, with protein sequence MAKITVEPGKQEILIEREFNAPQELVFKALTDPELYAQWIGPRGLTTTIETFEPRNGGSWRFKQKDQEGNEFTFHGVNHEVSPERIISTFEFEGLPESGHVLLDTLKLEELPGNRTKLTDQSVFQSVEDRDGMMQSGMEQGINESYERLDEVLEKMKK
- a CDS encoding alpha/beta hydrolase, translated to MTRYHREMRAIKKYINNLDSRVIETNCGSIEYAKIGNGYPVLAVHGNAGGFDQGLIMANKTINSKFQVISVSRFGYLRSSIPRKASVAMQADAYASLLDSLNIGKTAVVGYSAGSASSIQFTLRYPERVSALILVSPAAPGKGPVMSKALFNIFFRNDFVYWATITYFRSWVQDAWIGVPKEFTITPEYEADIRDLLFHILPVSARVDGSFFDIYTSSPEIFNSSKNENYPIEDIEIPTLVISAQDDPLALHENAQALVERIPHSRLLALPDGGHLLLGHNEEVKSEITRFLHSNKVSIDKNI
- a CDS encoding SRPBCC domain-containing protein → MPKVIHFEIPAEKPERAIEFYRKVFGWKIDKWQGEFDYWLVEAGEEDEPGINGAIKPKEFGTSISDVIGVDSYEEFAQKIEAKGGKMLTDKMTIPDMGYTGSFQDTEGNVMAIIEITMLFITRTFDAPLEKVWEAWTDPETIKKWWGPKDYTAPVVKNDFRVGGSSLYSMRSPEGQDIWSTGVYKEIVPMERIVSTDSFADADGNVVPASDYGLSGDWPLELKVMVTFQEKDGKTRLTLQHTGFPDNENKTLAEAGWNESLDKLAEYL
- a CDS encoding SRPBCC domain-containing protein; translation: MEKLHFSIVIDAPREKVWEVMLGEETYPLWTDVFMPGSHFKGDWSEGSKILFLAPDESGKMSGTVFRVRKNKPYELVSIENIGMVKDEKEDITSKEATVYAGALENYTFKEINGATEVLVEQSPVMDIPDDYKDMYQDMWHKALQKLKELVEK
- a CDS encoding SRPBCC domain-containing protein, coding for MGKLQYSIVINAPKEKVWKTMLNKDTYEKWTDVFMPGSSYVGDWTEGSKILFLAPDETGKLSGMVSRIKENHQYEHISIESIGVVSNGEEDTSSQEAKKWAGSLENYTFKEFDGKTELHVDLTSDGDVDRQMLEMSEKTWPKALTRIKKLSEES
- a CDS encoding VOC family protein encodes the protein MQKIVPFLWFEDSKAEEAAKFYTSIFKNSKIVNTVRYGKSGPGLEGSVMSVTFQLEGQDFYALNGNPQFKFTEALSLFVNCDTQEEVDQLWENLKERGMELGPGWVKDKFGLAWQIVPNLLNEYLSDPDPEKSQRVMQAMMQMNKLDIEKLKQAYEGR